In Microbacterium lushaniae, the following are encoded in one genomic region:
- the aroA gene encoding 3-phosphoshikimate 1-carboxyvinyltransferase encodes MPGSKSLTNRELILAAIAEGPSVLHAPLHSDDSARMVQALTRLGVGVESVDDNGASADLRITPVAPFRGSVEIDCGQAGTVMRFVAGLAGFASGDVTLTAHESALHRPMGSLIAALREVGLDIDDGGHWALPFTVRGHGHVRGGEVEIDASASSQFVSGLLLAAPRFDVGLHLRHTGARLPSVPHIDMTIESLAHRGIHVERPAPGEWIVPPGPVRGKDIAIEPDLSNAAPFLAAAMVAGGHVTVPGWPLHSTQPGALLGEILAEMGAKVVRRSTNLTVTGGEHIEGIDLDLSGAGELAPTLFGLAAFAESPTTLYGIGHIRGHESDRIAALVSNLRALGGEAHELEDGIRIVPRPLHGGTWRTYHDHRLATTGALIGLRVPGVRVDDIGTTAKTLPQFPSLWQGMREGTGR; translated from the coding sequence GTGCCCGGGTCGAAATCGCTCACCAACCGCGAGCTGATCCTCGCCGCCATCGCCGAAGGACCCAGCGTCCTGCACGCCCCGCTGCACTCGGACGACTCCGCCCGGATGGTCCAGGCCCTCACGAGGCTCGGGGTGGGCGTGGAGAGCGTGGATGACAACGGCGCCAGCGCCGACCTGCGCATCACCCCGGTCGCCCCCTTCCGCGGCAGCGTCGAGATCGACTGCGGCCAGGCCGGAACCGTGATGCGCTTCGTCGCGGGGCTCGCGGGATTCGCCTCCGGCGACGTGACCCTCACCGCGCACGAGAGCGCCCTGCACCGGCCGATGGGCTCGCTCATCGCGGCCCTGCGCGAGGTGGGCCTGGACATCGACGACGGGGGGCACTGGGCGCTCCCCTTCACCGTGCGCGGCCACGGCCACGTCCGCGGCGGCGAGGTCGAGATCGACGCGAGCGCCTCCAGCCAGTTCGTCTCGGGCCTGCTGCTGGCAGCCCCCCGCTTCGACGTGGGCCTGCATCTGCGCCACACCGGGGCCCGGCTGCCCAGCGTCCCGCACATCGACATGACGATCGAGTCGCTCGCGCACCGTGGCATCCATGTCGAGCGCCCCGCGCCGGGTGAATGGATCGTGCCGCCGGGGCCGGTGCGCGGCAAGGACATCGCGATCGAACCCGATCTCTCCAACGCCGCGCCCTTCTTGGCCGCCGCGATGGTCGCCGGCGGACACGTCACCGTGCCGGGCTGGCCCCTGCACTCGACGCAGCCCGGCGCCCTCCTGGGCGAGATCCTCGCCGAGATGGGCGCCAAGGTCGTCCGCCGCTCGACCAACCTCACCGTCACCGGCGGGGAGCACATCGAAGGCATCGACCTGGACCTGTCGGGAGCGGGAGAACTGGCCCCGACGCTGTTCGGCCTCGCCGCCTTCGCCGAATCCCCCACGACCTTGTACGGCATCGGGCACATCCGCGGCCACGAGAGCGACCGCATCGCCGCGCTGGTGTCGAACCTCCGCGCCCTCGGCGGCGAAGCGCACGAGCTGGAGGACGGCATCCGGATCGTGCCGCGCCCCCTGCACGGCGGGACGTGGCGGACCTATCACGACCACCGCCTGGCGACCACCGGTGCGCTCATCGGGCTGCGGGTCCCGGGGGTGCGGGTGGACGACATCGGCACGACCGCCAAGACGCTGCCGCAGTTCCCGTCGCTGTGGCAGGGGATGCGGGAAGGCACCGGCCGCTGA
- a CDS encoding sigma-70 family RNA polymerase sigma factor: MIAVLNRSRSESRVVAAPSDVDWRVMNDKADATVEAREQFEEQALPFMDQLYAAAMRMTRNPADAADLVQETFVKAFGSWGTFTQGTNLKAWLYRILTNTYINTYRKKQREPYQGTIDDLEDWQLGGAESTTATSARSAEAEAIDRMPASVVKDALQSIPEDFRLAVYFADVEGFAYQEIADIMKTPIGTVMSRLHRGRRMLRELLTDYAKERGITAATGVTK, encoded by the coding sequence ATGATCGCTGTCTTGAACCGCTCGCGCTCGGAGTCCCGGGTCGTCGCAGCGCCGTCGGACGTAGACTGGCGCGTGATGAACGACAAGGCCGATGCCACCGTCGAAGCACGCGAGCAGTTCGAAGAGCAGGCGCTCCCCTTCATGGATCAGCTGTACGCGGCGGCGATGCGTATGACGCGCAACCCGGCCGACGCGGCCGATCTGGTGCAGGAGACGTTCGTGAAGGCCTTCGGATCGTGGGGCACGTTCACGCAGGGCACCAACCTCAAAGCGTGGCTGTACCGCATCCTCACCAACACGTACATCAACACGTACCGCAAGAAGCAGCGGGAGCCCTATCAGGGCACCATCGACGACCTCGAGGACTGGCAGCTCGGGGGAGCGGAGTCGACGACGGCCACGAGCGCGCGCTCGGCCGAGGCGGAGGCGATAGATCGGATGCCCGCATCCGTGGTCAAAGACGCCCTGCAGTCGATTCCGGAGGATTTCCGGTTGGCGGTGTACTTCGCCGACGTCGAGGGCTTCGCCTACCAGGAGATCGCCGACATCATGAAGACACCGATCGGCACCGTCATGTCCCGTCTGCACCGTGGCAGACGGATGCTGCGCGAGCTGCTGACCGACTATGCGAAGGAGCGCGGCATCACCGCCGCGACAGGAGTGACGAAATGA
- a CDS encoding zf-HC2 domain-containing protein encodes MSDCGCERARRDLEEYLRDEVCKTSPEDIAEHLAHCPGCRDEAHFARTLTDVVARACKESAPEELRDLVIARLRSDPVT; translated from the coding sequence ATGAGCGACTGCGGCTGCGAGAGGGCACGACGCGACCTCGAGGAGTACCTGCGCGACGAGGTCTGCAAGACCAGTCCTGAGGACATCGCCGAGCACCTCGCCCACTGCCCGGGCTGCCGGGACGAGGCGCACTTCGCCCGCACCCTGACCGACGTGGTGGCGCGAGCGTGCAAGGAGAGCGCGCCCGAGGAGTTGCGCGACCTCGTCATCGCGCGGCTGCGGAGCGATCCGGTCACCTGA
- a CDS encoding GNAT family N-acetyltransferase: MADVDAHSLPLDPASADALAAEHLEYALVDNDGAGFDAFLSAVTRGFLDGEPTSEQVEDSRTSLRPRRLTGVFDRGAIHRDVPVGTVDSWVSELTSEPGRTVPMWAISGVTVAPTHRRRGIARAMLTGELRTAAAAGFALAGLTVSEATIYGRWGFGPAVFTSDLSVDTRRVQWSGRRPQGRLDFLHQDELPDRLAALHERTRRLRPGEAAGWPGLWRRMSGLRPGEDDGRKVRAVAYRRADEPDGIMVYSVAEKGDDGSRQELTIRALFAADDDAYAALWRFAIEHDLVGTVVASLQPADSALRWMLTDHRAVRETRTDHHWLRILDVPAALAIRSYAAPLDLALRVEDPLGFAEGTWRVTIDGDGTASAMPSDEAPDVTLDASALASILLGGVRPDALATAGAIHGDAAGVAALTRAFAPAVTPVLSIWY, translated from the coding sequence ATGGCTGACGTCGACGCCCATTCGCTTCCCCTGGACCCCGCTTCGGCCGACGCGCTCGCGGCCGAACACCTGGAGTACGCCCTCGTCGACAACGACGGCGCCGGCTTCGACGCCTTCCTCTCGGCCGTCACGCGCGGCTTCCTGGACGGCGAGCCCACGAGCGAGCAGGTCGAGGACTCGCGCACCTCTCTGCGCCCCCGCCGCCTGACCGGCGTCTTCGACCGTGGCGCGATCCACCGCGACGTACCCGTCGGCACGGTGGACTCGTGGGTCAGCGAGCTCACGAGCGAGCCGGGCCGCACGGTGCCGATGTGGGCGATCAGCGGGGTCACCGTGGCGCCCACCCACCGTCGCCGCGGGATCGCGCGCGCGATGCTCACCGGCGAGCTGCGCACCGCGGCCGCCGCCGGGTTCGCACTGGCGGGGCTGACGGTGTCGGAGGCGACGATCTACGGCCGGTGGGGGTTCGGACCGGCGGTGTTCACCTCCGACCTGTCCGTCGACACGCGACGCGTGCAGTGGAGTGGCCGTCGTCCGCAGGGGCGCCTGGACTTCCTGCATCAGGACGAGTTGCCCGACCGTCTCGCGGCGCTGCACGAGCGCACCCGGCGGCTGCGCCCGGGCGAGGCCGCCGGGTGGCCCGGGCTGTGGCGTCGCATGTCGGGCCTGCGGCCCGGCGAGGACGACGGGCGCAAGGTGCGCGCCGTGGCCTACCGCCGCGCCGACGAGCCCGACGGCATCATGGTGTACTCGGTCGCGGAGAAGGGCGACGACGGATCGCGGCAGGAACTGACCATCCGTGCGCTGTTCGCCGCCGATGACGACGCGTATGCGGCACTGTGGCGCTTCGCGATCGAGCATGATCTCGTCGGCACCGTCGTGGCGAGCCTGCAGCCGGCCGACTCGGCGCTGCGGTGGATGCTCACCGACCACCGGGCCGTCCGCGAGACGCGCACCGACCACCACTGGCTGCGGATTCTGGACGTACCCGCAGCCCTCGCCATCCGCTCCTACGCCGCCCCCCTGGACCTCGCTCTGCGTGTGGAGGATCCGCTCGGCTTCGCCGAGGGCACCTGGCGCGTCACCATCGACGGCGACGGCACGGCGTCGGCCATGCCGTCCGACGAGGCGCCCGACGTGACGCTGGACGCGAGCGCGCTGGCCTCCATCCTGCTCGGCGGCGTGCGCCCCGACGCCCTCGCCACCGCCGGGGCGATCCACGGCGATGCGGCCGGCGTCGCCGCGCTGACGCGCGCGTTCGCGCCGGCAGTCACCCCCGTGCTGAGCATCTGGTACTGA
- a CDS encoding multifunctional oxoglutarate decarboxylase/oxoglutarate dehydrogenase thiamine pyrophosphate-binding subunit/dihydrolipoyllysine-residue succinyltransferase subunit has translation MSSQVTGVGTSNEGEFGANEWLVDELYEQYKVDKNSVDKAWWPILEAYHPVVADDGAAADGAEPKPVTAPIPVVGAQPVARTTAKPAAPQPIPAQAPANAPASAERLEEDTVTPLRGMTKTLAANMDQSLTVPTATSVRTVPAKLMIDNRIVINNHMSRTRGGKISFTHLIGWAIIQALKEFPSQNVFYAEIDGKPSVVAPAHINLGIAIDIPKPDGSRALLVPSIKRAESLTFGEYLSAYEDLVQRARANKLGAADFQGTTISLTNPGGIGTVHSVPRLMKGQGCIVGAGALEYPAEFQGASDKTLNELAIGKTITLTSTYDHRVIQGAGSGEFLKKVHELLTGQRGFYDDIFAALRIPYAPIHWAGDINVDVSERINKTARVHELINSFRVRGHLMADIDPLEYVQRTHPDLEIESHGLTFWDLDREFVTAGFGGKRQMKLRDILGVLRDSYCRTIGIEYMHIQDPTQRKWFQDNVEVKYTKPGHDEQLRILSKLNEAEAFETFLQTKYVGQKRFSLEGGESLIPLLDEILQGAASAGMDGAAIGMAHRGRLNVLTNIAGKTYGQVFREFEGSVAVGSKRGSGDVKYHLGTEGTFVADAGDELPVYLAANPSHLETVDGVLEGVVRAKQDRKPIGTFSWLPILVHGDAAFAGQGVVVETLQMSQLRGYRTGGTIHVVVNNQVGFTTTPTDARTSVYATDVAKTIQAPIFHVNGDDPEAVVRVAELAFMYRQEFHHDVVIDLVCYRRRGHNEGDDPSMTQPLMTNLIEAKRSVRRLYTESLVGRGDITEEEYEQAKQDFQRRLEVAFAQTHEAETGANTIVDPDASEEPASGAPDTTGVPREVVHSIGDAFVNKPEGFTVHTKLQQLLDKRLEMSRSGNIDWGFGELLAFGSLLLEGTPVRLAGQDSRRGTFVQRHSVLHDRENGQEWIPLTNLSENQGRFYVYDSLLSEYAAMAFEYGYSVERADALVLWEAQFGDFGNGAQSVIDEYISAADQKWGQQSSVVLLLPHGYEGQGPDHSSGRIERYLQMCAQDNMTVARPSTPASYFHLLRRQAYQRPRRPLVVFTPKAMLRLRGATSPVEDFLTGRFEPVLDDDRQIDRSAVKRVLMHAGKIHWDLRGELEKNPNPEVALVRLEQYYPAPVDELNAVLETYPNAELVWVQDEPENQGAWPFIALEVVKHLRGRTIRRVSRAAAASPATGSPKVHAQEHAELMRMALTL, from the coding sequence GTGTCGAGCCAGGTCACAGGCGTCGGTACTTCGAACGAGGGCGAATTCGGGGCCAATGAATGGCTCGTCGATGAGCTCTACGAGCAGTACAAGGTCGATAAGAACTCCGTGGACAAGGCGTGGTGGCCCATCCTCGAGGCCTACCACCCCGTCGTCGCCGATGACGGCGCGGCGGCGGATGGCGCTGAGCCCAAGCCGGTGACCGCCCCGATCCCCGTCGTGGGTGCGCAGCCGGTGGCCCGAACGACCGCCAAGCCCGCGGCGCCGCAGCCCATCCCCGCGCAGGCCCCCGCCAACGCCCCGGCGTCGGCCGAACGCCTCGAGGAGGACACGGTCACGCCGCTGCGCGGCATGACCAAGACGCTCGCGGCCAACATGGACCAGTCGCTGACGGTCCCCACCGCCACGAGCGTGCGCACCGTTCCGGCGAAGCTGATGATCGACAACCGCATCGTCATCAACAACCACATGTCGCGCACGCGCGGCGGCAAGATCAGCTTCACGCACCTCATCGGATGGGCGATCATCCAGGCGCTCAAGGAGTTCCCGAGCCAGAACGTCTTCTACGCCGAGATCGACGGAAAGCCCTCCGTGGTCGCACCCGCGCACATCAATCTCGGCATCGCGATCGACATCCCCAAGCCCGACGGCAGCCGCGCGCTGCTGGTGCCGAGCATCAAGCGCGCCGAGAGCCTGACGTTCGGGGAGTATCTCTCCGCCTACGAAGACCTCGTGCAGCGCGCCCGCGCGAACAAGCTGGGCGCAGCCGACTTCCAGGGCACGACGATCTCGCTCACCAACCCCGGCGGGATCGGCACCGTCCACTCCGTGCCGCGCCTCATGAAGGGGCAGGGATGCATCGTGGGCGCCGGCGCGCTGGAGTACCCGGCGGAGTTCCAGGGTGCCAGCGACAAGACGCTCAACGAGCTGGCGATCGGCAAGACGATCACGCTCACCAGCACCTACGACCACCGCGTCATCCAGGGCGCGGGCTCGGGCGAATTCCTCAAGAAGGTGCACGAGCTGCTCACGGGCCAGCGCGGGTTCTACGACGACATCTTCGCGGCGCTGCGCATCCCCTACGCTCCGATCCACTGGGCCGGCGACATCAACGTCGACGTCTCCGAGCGCATCAACAAGACCGCACGCGTGCACGAGCTCATCAACTCCTTCCGCGTCCGCGGGCACCTGATGGCCGACATCGATCCGCTCGAGTACGTCCAGCGCACGCATCCCGACCTGGAGATCGAGTCGCACGGCCTGACCTTCTGGGATCTGGACCGCGAGTTCGTCACGGCCGGGTTCGGCGGCAAGCGCCAGATGAAGCTGCGCGACATCCTCGGCGTCCTGCGCGACTCGTACTGCCGCACGATCGGCATCGAGTACATGCACATCCAGGACCCCACGCAGCGCAAGTGGTTCCAGGACAACGTCGAGGTCAAGTACACCAAGCCGGGCCACGACGAGCAGCTGCGGATCCTGTCCAAGCTGAACGAGGCCGAGGCCTTCGAGACCTTCCTGCAGACCAAGTACGTCGGGCAGAAGCGCTTCAGCCTCGAAGGCGGCGAGTCGCTCATCCCGCTGCTGGACGAGATCCTCCAGGGCGCGGCATCCGCGGGCATGGACGGCGCCGCGATCGGCATGGCCCACCGCGGGCGGCTCAACGTGCTGACCAACATCGCCGGAAAGACGTACGGGCAGGTCTTCCGCGAGTTCGAGGGCTCGGTGGCCGTGGGCAGCAAGCGCGGCTCTGGCGATGTGAAGTACCACCTGGGCACCGAGGGCACCTTCGTCGCCGACGCCGGTGACGAACTGCCGGTGTACCTGGCCGCCAACCCCTCGCACCTGGAGACCGTCGACGGGGTGCTGGAGGGCGTGGTCCGCGCCAAGCAGGACCGCAAGCCCATCGGCACGTTCTCGTGGCTGCCGATCCTCGTGCACGGCGATGCCGCGTTCGCCGGTCAGGGCGTCGTGGTCGAGACGCTGCAGATGTCGCAGCTGCGCGGCTACCGCACCGGCGGCACGATCCACGTCGTCGTCAACAACCAGGTCGGCTTCACCACGACCCCCACCGACGCGCGGACCTCGGTGTACGCCACGGATGTCGCCAAGACCATCCAGGCGCCGATCTTCCACGTCAACGGGGACGACCCCGAGGCGGTCGTCCGCGTCGCCGAGCTGGCGTTCATGTACCGCCAGGAGTTCCACCACGACGTGGTCATCGACCTTGTGTGCTACCGCCGACGCGGTCACAACGAGGGCGACGACCCCTCGATGACGCAGCCGCTCATGACGAACCTCATCGAAGCCAAGCGCTCGGTGCGTCGCCTCTACACCGAGTCGCTCGTCGGCCGTGGTGACATCACGGAAGAAGAGTACGAGCAGGCCAAGCAGGACTTCCAGCGCCGCCTGGAGGTCGCCTTCGCCCAGACGCACGAGGCCGAGACCGGCGCCAACACGATCGTGGATCCGGATGCGTCGGAGGAGCCGGCCAGCGGAGCACCCGACACCACCGGCGTGCCGCGTGAGGTCGTCCACTCCATCGGCGACGCCTTCGTCAACAAGCCCGAGGGCTTCACGGTGCACACCAAGCTGCAGCAGCTGCTGGACAAGCGCCTGGAGATGAGCCGCAGCGGCAACATCGACTGGGGCTTCGGCGAGCTGCTCGCGTTCGGCTCCCTGCTGCTGGAGGGCACCCCGGTGCGCCTGGCCGGTCAGGACTCCCGCCGCGGCACGTTCGTGCAGCGCCACTCGGTGCTCCACGACCGCGAGAACGGCCAGGAGTGGATCCCGCTGACCAACCTCAGCGAGAACCAGGGCCGGTTCTACGTCTACGACTCGCTGCTGAGCGAGTACGCGGCGATGGCCTTCGAGTACGGCTACTCCGTCGAGCGCGCCGACGCGCTGGTGCTGTGGGAGGCGCAGTTCGGGGACTTCGGCAACGGGGCCCAGTCGGTCATCGACGAGTACATCTCCGCCGCCGACCAGAAGTGGGGACAGCAGTCCAGCGTCGTCCTGCTCCTCCCCCACGGCTACGAGGGTCAGGGGCCCGACCACTCGTCGGGACGCATCGAGCGGTACCTGCAGATGTGCGCGCAGGACAACATGACCGTCGCGCGTCCGTCGACCCCGGCGTCGTACTTCCATCTGCTGCGGCGCCAGGCCTACCAGCGCCCGCGTCGTCCGCTCGTGGTGTTCACCCCGAAGGCGATGCTGCGCCTGCGGGGCGCCACGAGCCCCGTGGAGGACTTCCTGACCGGGCGGTTCGAGCCGGTGCTCGACGACGATCGGCAGATCGACCGCTCCGCCGTCAAGCGCGTCCTCATGCACGCGGGCAAGATCCACTGGGATCTGCGCGGCGAGCTGGAGAAGAACCCCAACCCCGAGGTCGCCCTCGTGCGCCTCGAGCAGTACTACCCCGCTCCCGTCGACGAGCTGAACGCCGTGCTGGAGACCTACCCCAACGCCGAGCTGGTGTGGGTGCAGGACGAGCCGGAGAACCAGGGTGCGTGGCCGTTCATCGCGCTCGAGGTGGTCAAGCACCTGCGCGGGCGCACGATCCGTCGGGTCTCGCGCGCGGCGGCGGCGTCGCCGGCGACCGGGTCGCCCAAGGTGCACGCTCAGGAGCACGCCGAACTCATGCGGATGGCCCTCACGCTGTAG
- a CDS encoding GuaB1 family IMP dehydrogenase-related protein — MEFTGSQPDLDLTYADVFLVPRRSSITSRLDVDLTPGDGTPARLPLVSANMNSVTGARLAATLARRGGLGVLPQDMPLQELDAAIRWVKAQPVPWDTPLVLPPSATVTDARRLLPATPGHGIVVADTGAGHLTIDQIVGVVPAGRLGTAQPDALLGDLVHGRVASLDAEDVGSARHAFDLLVAADAETVCVLDHGRLVGTLSRRSALRASLYPPAVDASGRLAVAAAIGINGDVAAKARALAGAGVDVLVLDTAHGHQEGMLRALRSVAGLNLGIPLVAGNIVTAEGVHDLVASGAAILKVGVGPGAMCTTRMMTAVGRPQFSAVLETAQAARELGAHVWADGGVRYPRDVALALAAGAASVMIGSWFAGTIEAPGELLVDDQGRAYKESWGMASTKAVHERFGRLDPYELARKELFAEGISSSKIYLDPLRPGVEDLVDMITSGVRSAFTYAGAASVPEFAERARVGIQSTAGYDEGKALPTSW; from the coding sequence ATGGAGTTCACCGGCTCGCAGCCCGACCTCGACCTCACCTACGCCGACGTGTTCCTGGTGCCCAGACGCTCGTCGATCACCAGTCGGCTGGACGTGGACCTGACCCCCGGCGACGGCACGCCCGCGCGACTGCCGCTGGTGTCGGCGAACATGAACTCGGTCACGGGCGCGCGGCTGGCGGCGACCCTCGCCCGCCGCGGCGGGCTGGGCGTCCTGCCGCAGGACATGCCGCTGCAGGAGCTGGACGCGGCCATCCGGTGGGTCAAAGCCCAGCCCGTGCCATGGGACACCCCGCTGGTGCTGCCGCCCTCGGCGACGGTGACCGATGCCCGCCGCCTGCTGCCGGCGACGCCGGGGCACGGGATCGTGGTGGCCGACACCGGCGCCGGGCACCTCACGATCGACCAGATCGTCGGCGTCGTGCCGGCCGGGCGCCTCGGCACCGCGCAGCCGGACGCGCTCCTGGGCGACCTCGTCCACGGACGCGTCGCGTCCCTGGACGCCGAGGACGTGGGCAGCGCGCGGCACGCCTTCGATCTGCTGGTGGCAGCCGACGCGGAGACGGTGTGCGTCCTGGACCACGGCCGGCTGGTGGGAACGCTGTCGCGACGCAGCGCGCTCCGCGCCTCGCTGTATCCGCCGGCCGTCGACGCGTCCGGGCGTCTTGCCGTGGCTGCCGCCATCGGCATCAACGGGGATGTCGCGGCCAAGGCCCGCGCCCTGGCCGGCGCCGGCGTCGACGTGCTCGTGCTCGACACCGCGCACGGGCACCAGGAGGGGATGCTGCGGGCGCTGCGCTCCGTGGCCGGCCTCAACCTGGGCATCCCGCTGGTGGCGGGCAACATCGTCACCGCCGAGGGCGTGCACGATCTGGTGGCGTCGGGCGCGGCGATCCTCAAGGTCGGGGTCGGACCGGGCGCCATGTGCACGACGCGCATGATGACCGCCGTGGGGCGGCCGCAGTTCTCGGCGGTGCTGGAGACCGCGCAGGCCGCACGGGAGCTCGGCGCGCACGTGTGGGCCGACGGCGGGGTGCGCTATCCGCGCGACGTGGCCCTCGCGCTGGCGGCGGGAGCTGCATCCGTCATGATCGGCTCGTGGTTCGCCGGCACGATCGAGGCGCCGGGGGAGCTGCTCGTGGACGATCAGGGCCGCGCGTACAAGGAGTCGTGGGGGATGGCCTCCACGAAGGCCGTGCACGAGCGCTTCGGCCGGCTCGATCCGTACGAGCTGGCCCGCAAGGAGCTGTTCGCGGAGGGCATCTCCTCTTCGAAGATCTACCTCGACCCGCTGCGGCCCGGTGTCGAGGACCTCGTGGACATGATCACCTCCGGCGTGCGCTCGGCCTTCACATACGCCGGCGCCGCGAGCGTCCCCGAATTCGCCGAGCGCGCCCGGGTGGGCATCCAGTCCACGGCCGGCTACGACGAGGGCAAGGCGCTCCCCACCAGCTGGTAG
- a CDS encoding hemolysin family protein, with product MDYVMLGVGLLLTVGTGLFVASEFALVNLDRADLEARQAAGESRLALTISALRITSTHLSSAQLGITLTTLLTGYTMEPAISNLLRPVFTAWGWPEGVVAPLATVIGVAFATVLSMILGELVPKNFALAIPRQTAKLVMPFQVAFTTVFRPAVAVLNGSANGILRSFGVEPKEELSGARTAEELSSLVRRSASAGVLEKDTASLLDRSLTFSRLSAADVMTPRPTVHALAADDTVEDVVQLAMRTGHSRFPVYQESMDDIVGIVHLKAAVAVPRARRVDVPAAAIATEPLRVPETVHLDALVAELRARGYQMAIVVDEYGGTAGVVTLEDLVEEIVGEVLDEHDRSRAGVVRVAGSVSFPGDLRPDEALDRAGVKVPEGEVYDTVGGYIMSVLERIPAVGDEVPTEDGVLTVQRMDGRRIDRVRFTATPKDDGVDELVRAAKGGDQR from the coding sequence ATGGATTACGTCATGTTGGGCGTGGGGCTCCTGCTCACAGTCGGAACCGGACTGTTCGTCGCCAGTGAATTCGCCCTGGTCAACCTCGATCGCGCCGACCTCGAGGCCCGCCAAGCCGCCGGTGAGTCGCGCCTGGCGCTCACGATCAGCGCGCTGCGCATCACCTCGACGCACCTCTCCAGCGCGCAGCTGGGCATCACCCTCACGACGCTCCTGACCGGGTACACGATGGAGCCGGCGATCTCCAACCTGCTGCGGCCGGTGTTCACGGCGTGGGGATGGCCCGAGGGGGTCGTGGCGCCACTGGCAACGGTCATCGGCGTGGCGTTCGCGACGGTGCTCTCGATGATCCTCGGCGAGCTGGTGCCGAAGAACTTCGCCCTGGCCATCCCGCGGCAGACGGCCAAGCTCGTCATGCCGTTCCAGGTCGCGTTCACGACCGTCTTCCGCCCCGCCGTGGCCGTGCTCAACGGAAGCGCCAACGGGATCCTGCGCTCCTTCGGCGTGGAGCCGAAGGAGGAGCTGTCCGGCGCGCGCACGGCGGAGGAGCTGTCCAGCCTCGTCCGCCGCTCGGCGAGTGCGGGCGTGCTGGAGAAGGACACCGCATCCCTGCTGGATCGCAGCCTCACCTTCTCCCGGCTGAGCGCCGCCGATGTGATGACCCCGCGGCCCACCGTGCACGCGCTCGCCGCCGATGACACCGTCGAAGACGTCGTGCAGCTGGCGATGCGCACCGGTCACAGCCGCTTCCCCGTGTACCAGGAGTCGATGGACGACATCGTCGGCATCGTGCACCTGAAGGCCGCCGTCGCGGTGCCGCGCGCGCGGCGGGTGGATGTGCCGGCCGCCGCCATCGCGACCGAGCCGCTGCGCGTACCCGAGACGGTGCACCTGGACGCCCTCGTCGCCGAGTTGCGCGCGCGGGGATACCAGATGGCGATCGTGGTGGACGAGTACGGCGGCACCGCGGGCGTGGTCACGCTGGAGGATCTCGTGGAGGAGATCGTCGGCGAGGTCCTCGACGAGCACGACCGCTCTCGTGCGGGGGTCGTGCGGGTGGCCGGATCGGTGAGCTTCCCCGGCGATCTGCGCCCCGATGAGGCTCTGGACCGTGCCGGCGTCAAGGTGCCCGAGGGCGAGGTCTACGACACCGTGGGCGGCTACATCATGAGCGTGCTCGAGCGCATCCCCGCCGTCGGCGACGAGGTGCCCACCGAGGACGGCGTGCTGACGGTCCAGCGCATGGACGGGCGCCGCATCGACCGCGTGCGGTTCACCGCGACGCCCAAGGACGACGGCGTGGACGAACTGGTCCGCGCGGCCAAGGGGGGTGACCAGCGATGA